TCTAAGCTCTACAGCATCCTTGGGATCCATCCTTTTGGACAATATCAATCTTAATTGTCTTCTTCTTAAAGCTCCTTCAAATAGCTCCGTTTCTTCTGGGGTGCTGGGTTCGACTTCAGGAACTTCAATAGGTCTTCCATTTTGATCAACAGCAACAAAAGTAAAAAAGGCCCTGTGCGTCAATATCTTTTTATTGGCAGGAATGTCTTCTGCCCATACTTCAATGAACACCTCCATGGAAGAATTAAAAGCACGCGTAACCCTGGATTTTAAAGTAACTACATTACCCAGCGCAATAGGGTGTTTGAATGATATGCTGTCAGCCGCAGCAGTTACCACTATCCTATTGGAGTGTTTTTGGGCAGCAATAGCCGCAACTACATCCATCCAATGCATCAATTTCCCACCCATTAGATTGTTGAGTGTATTGGTATCATTTGGCAAAACCATTTCGGTCATAATCACCTCTGATAATCTCGCTAATTTTTTCTTTGCCATAAAAACTAAATTTTCAGTAAAATTACAAAAATAAATTTGGCTGAAAAGAAAAATTTACACTGAATCAATATAATATTTTGTCACTTCCAGCCTTCTGCCCCCAGCAAAGGTACAAAGGCAAAATTATCAAATTCCTCCTGTACGATTTTGGTTTCGGATTTTTTGGTGAGGCGCATCATTTTCTGGGTATTTTTATCACCAACTGGAATCACCAAAATACCTCCGATTTTCAATTGTTTCAATAAAGATTGAGGTACTATCGGTGCACCGGCGGTTACCAGAATTTTATCAAAGGGAGAATTTTCAGGGAGTCCCTTTGAACCATCTCCAAAATAGAAATGAAGGTGGATTCCAAGTTTAGCCAGGAATTTTTTTGTCCTGTCATAAAGTTTCTTTTGATATTCAATGGTATAGACTTCGGCACCCAATAGGTGTAAAATAGCACCCTGATATCCTGACCCTGTCCCGATTTCCAAAACCTTATCACCGGGCTTGATCTGAAGCAATTCAGTTTGAAAGGCTACCGTATAAGGTTGAGAGATAGTCTGACCCTCACCGATTGGGAAGGCCTTGTCCTCGTAAGCATGGGAATCCAAGGCAGAATCAAAAAAGAAATGTCTCGGAAGGGTGTTTATAGCTTCTAATACAGCCTCATCCTTTATACCTTTTTTTCTAATGGTTTTTACTAATTCCTTTCGCTGACCTTTATGGCGGTAGCTATCCTCTAATTTCAACATCGGGTGTGTAAGGGGTTTGTGAAACTTTTGTTTGGAATGCTAAGTTAAGGGATAAATTGGCTTAATTTGAGCCTTAAATATAAATTGGAGCTTATTGACTGAATAGTTGGAAATTAGATTTTAGAATATGTTTACAGGAATTATTGAAACTTTGGGTATTATCCAAAAAGTTAAAAAGGAAGGGACCAATGTACATTTTGAAATTGCTTCACCGATAACCCATGAGCTTAAAATTGATCAATCTCTTGCCCACAATGGTGTCTGTTTAACTGTAGTTGAAATAAATGAGGAAACATATAGAGTAACAGCAATTGATGAAACTTTGACAAAAACAAACCTTAAAAACTGGAAACCGGGGAAAAAGGTGAACCTGGAAAGATGTATGGCGTCAAATGGAAGATTTGACGGTCATATTGTACAGGGTCATGTAGATCAAAAAGGTAGGGTAGAGCAAATAACCGAAAAAGACGGTTCTTGGGTTTTCGATTTTTCATTTGACCCATCTTTTGGAAACGTTACAGTCGAAAAGGGTTCAATTACCATCAATGGCACGAGTCTTACCTGCTTCAATTCCAAAAACGGACAATTCAGTGTAGCGATCATTCCTTATACTTACGAGCACACCAATTTTCATGAATTAAAAGAAGGAGACGAAGTCAATTTAGAATTTGATATCATTGGAAAATATATCCAAAGGATTGTCAAAGGCTATAATTGAATTAATAAAAAAATTCGGTAACTCTCTGTTTTAAAGTGGGTTACCGTTATTTATTTAAACTAATATTTAATTCTCTGTTTTTTTATTTTGAAAACAATCCAATCCTTATTTAAATGCCGATATACCGGTAATTTCATTTCCTAAAATCAACAGGTGGATATCATGTGTGCCCTCATAAGTCACGACAGATTCGAGGTTCATCATATGCCGCATGATAGGATATTCTCCTGTAATCCCCATTCCCCCATGAATTTGCCTTGCTTCTCGGGCGATGTCCAAGGCCATGGCGACATTGTTTCTTTTGGCCAAAGAAATATGGGGAGTAGTTGCTTTTCCTTCATTCATCATTACACCCAATTTCCAAGTGATCAGCTGTGCTTTGGTGATTTCCGTAAGCATTTCTGCCAGTTTTTTCTGGATCAATTGGAAGGAACCGATCGGTTTATCAAACTGAATTCTTTCCAATGCATATCTTCTTGCAGAATCATAACAGTCCATCGCAGCTCCTATAGCTCCCCAGGCAATGCCATATCTAGCAGAATCCAGACACATCATCGGTGCCCCCAATCCCGATTTTCCCGGAAGAAGATTTTCTTTGGGAACTTTGACATTGTCAAATACCAGTTCCCCGGTAGTTGAAGCCCTCAAAGACCATTTACCATGGGTTTCAGGAGTGGAAAAACCTTCCATGCCTCTTTCCACAATAAGTCCGTGAATCCTGCCATTTTCATTTTTTGCCCATACGACTGAAATGTCCGCTTTGGGTGAATTGGAAATCCACATTTTGGCACCGTTCAAAAGATAATGATCTCCCATGTCTTTGAAGTTGGTAACCATCCCGCTCGGGTTTGAACCATGGTCAGGTTCGGTCAGGCCAAAACAACCCAACATTTCTCCTGATGCCAGTTTTGGAAGATACTTTTTCCGTTGTTCCTCAGAACCGAATTTATAAATAGGGTACATGACCAAAGAGCCTTGAACCGAGGCGGTAGAGCGCATTCCTGAGTCACCTCTTTCCACTTCCTGCATTATCAGCCCATAAGCAATATAGTCAAGACCGCCACCGCCATATTCTTCCGGAATCTGCGGGCCGAATGCGCCGACATCTCCGAACTTTTTGACAATTTCATAAGGAAAATGTGCCCGTTGTGCCCAGTCTTCTATATAGGGACTAATTTCTTTTTTGACGAAATCCCGGATAGAAGAACGGATCAACTTATGTTCCTCAGTCAACAGGTCATCTACCTGATAAAAGTCCACTCCTTCAAAAAGATCCTGTTTCAGTGATTTGTGTGCAATGGCAGTATGGTCCATAACTCTTTTGGTTTATTGGTAATTTAAATGGATTTTTACAGCACAATAGCCGTTTTCCAGCCATGAAATAAATAAGAAGCAAGGGAAAATACTACCTATTTGCTTAAAAAATTAAACTATGAGCCAAGTCAAATATCCAAAAGACGTTTTAGACAAAATAGAGCTGCTTCAGGAAAAATTTAAAGCCTCAGGTCAGGATTTATCTTCTTACCTGGAGGGCCTGCTTTATGCTGATTACATGACCTATTGGGATTATATCAATCTCGATATTCTGCTTTCCTTGCAACAGCCCCGTACTTCCTTCAAAGACGAAAAAATCTTTATTATTTACCATCAGATTACAGAGCTTTATTTTAAGTTGATCATTTGGGAATTGGAACAAATAGCCGAAAAGAACCCCATTGATGTTACTTTTTTTAAGGCCAGAATGGAAAGGGTAAACATGTATTTTGATCAATTGATTTCCTCTTTTGCGGTCATGTGGAAGGGGATGGAAAGGGAACAGTTTCTGAAATTCCGTATGTCATTATTGCCATCAAGCGGATTTCAAAGTGCTCAGTACCGTGTTATTGAAATTCTCGCCTGTGATGTGCAGCAATTACTCTTCATTGATATCAGGGCTAAAATGCAAAATGAGCTGAATGTAGATGTTTTGTTTGACAATCTTTATTGGCAACATGGAGCGGTGGAATTGGCCACAGGTGAAAAGACATTGACTTTAAAAACATTTGAGAAAAAATACGGGAAAAGGCTCAAGGAATTTATAGCAAATTATAAAGACACAAACATTTGGAGAAAATACCTTTCCTGTGTGGATAAAGAAGAGGAATTGACGAAACTGTTGAAAGAATTTGACCTGAAAGCAAATGTGTTTTGGCCCTTGGCCCATTATAAATCTGCGGTCAGATACCTTCAAAGAGACCCTGTGGATATAGCTGCCACAGGTGGTACCAACTGGCAAAAATATCTGCCGCCCCGTTTTCAAAAAGTCATTTTCTTTCCCGATTTATGGACAACTGAGGAAAAAAACGACTGGGGAAAAGGCTGGGTAGTGAAGGAAATATTTGGGGAGGAAATTTAGATTCAAGATGTAAGAAACAAGACACAAGATCCAAGACGCAAGACACAAGATTGGGTCAGTTATATGGTTGAAGTGTAGGTGGAAGATAGAAGTTAATTGTTCAATTGAAATATTTTGGGAATTGGATCAAAATGAAAGAGAATAATTTAATGATTTCTCCCTTGCCTTTTCGCTGTCCTGCCATTGCAAGAAGGATGAGAATCTAACATAATCATCTTGGCTCCCCGATACTCGGGACAGGCTTTGTTTCTAAACTCTAGGCTCTCGCCTCTCACGTCTAAAATCTCACGTCTCACGTCTCATATCTCATATCAAAACTTTAAGGATAAATACCTTACATCATGAAAAAAGAATTACAATTACAATTGACTCCGGAGGAAGCTTATAATGAGGAAGTTTTTCAGAACACAGTTTTGAAAAGGCTGGGATTAGCTTCTGAAAATCAGGAAATAATAGCAAGGCAGGTAAAGCGTTCCATTGATGCAAGGGGAAGACAGGTGAAGGTCAATGTCACGGCTGAAGTCTTTTTCAAAGAAAAGCCCACGCCATTTTTGACCTCACCCAAAGCTTATCAAAACGTCAGTAATAAAGAATCCATAATTATTGTTGGAGCAGGACCTGCCGGATTGTTTGCTGCTCTGAGGGCGATAGAATTGGGTGTAAAGCCCATCATTATCGAACGGGGAAAGGATGTCAGGTCCAGGAGAAGAGATATCGCAGCCATCAATAAAGACCATATTGTTAATCCTGAATCCAATTATTGTTTTGGAGAGGGTGGGGCAGGGACTTACTCTGATGGTAAGTTATATACCAGGTCCAAAAAGCGTGGAGACATCCGGAGAATTATGGAAATTTTGGTTGCCCATGGTGCCACCGAAGAAATCCTGGTAGATGCCCACCCCCATATAGGAACCAATAAACTACCAAAATTAGTGGCAGAATTGCGGGAAAGCATCCTGCAGGCAGGTGGTCAAGTGCTTTTTGAAACCAAAGTGGTTGACTTTATTTTGGAATCCAATGCAATAAAAGGGGTAATTACGGCTGAAGGGGAAAGAATTTTTGGCAAAGGTGTTATTCTGGCCACCGGGCACTCCGCGAGAGATATTTTTCATCTTTTGCATCATAAAAAGATTTTGATTGAAGCCAAACCCTTTGCATTGGGCGTAAGGATAGAACATGCACAAAATCTGATCGATCGGATTCAGTATCATTGCGCTGTGGATAGAGGGCCATATCTGCCTGCGTCCTCATATTCATTAGTACATCAGACAACTTATGAGGGAAAGCAGAGAGGAGTTTTTTCCTTTTGTATGTGCCCGGGAGGTTTTATTGTTCCCGCGGCCACTTCTCCCGGGGAAATAGTGGTGAACGGGATGAGTCCAAGTAGAAGGGACAGCAAATTTGCCAATTCAGGAATGGTAGTGGCAGTTGAATTGGAGGACCTGCCCCAATATCAAAAGTATGGGCCATTGGCAGCAATGATGTTTCAGGCCGAAGTGGAACAGAAGGCCTGGAAGCTGGGAGGGGAGTCTCAAACTGCCCCGGCACAACGCATGGCGGATTTTACTCAAAAAAGGCTCAGTAAGGATTTATTGGAGACCTCCTATCAACCAGGTCTTTTATCCGTGGATATGTATGAAGTTCTTCCTGATTTCATTGCTCAAAGACTCAAACAAGGTTTGTTGGCCTTTGGTCAAAAAATGAAAGGCTATCTCACGAATGATGCACAGATAATTGGAGTGGAAAGCAGAACATCTTCACCTGTGAGAATCCCACGTGATAAAGAGAGCTTTGAACATCCTATCATCAAAGGATTATATCCATGTGCAGAAGGGGCAGGATATGCCGGAGGAATCGTATCTGCTGCTATGGATGGTGAGAGATGTGCTGAGAAGTTGATTGAAAAGGTGTTTGGTTAAACTCCAAAATCATACTTTGATTGCCATTTTTCTCTGGTCCCTTCATAGATTGATTTGTTGGCAAGGGCGACTGACACAGCTGTTTTTCCGGCATTGATGACGTTGCAGCTAGGAAGTTCTTTTGAATTTAGACATTTATAAAAATCCTCTAAGGCATAAAAACTTCCGTCCTTTGTTGGGTTGTCCAGTATTTTCACTCCTTTTTTATCTGAAGACCAATTCAATTTGGTGGCACCGGATACGCCGTCAACTTGTTCCAAAACGGATTTATTTTCTGGTTCGGGATAGAAAAATCCTTCATTTGTCAGGAGAGATACCATGCCTTTACTTCCTTTGATTTTGAAGGAATATCCTTCATGTTGGTTGGCGCAGGTAGCGCCAAAATTGCCAATCATATCTGAATTACCATATCGGATGGCCACTTGTACATTGTCAAAGGTCTCTCTTCCATCTTTGAAGAAATCGATTCCCCCTGTCCCCATAATTTCGGTAGGAGTAGTATCAAATGCCCAGTTGATAAAGTCAATTTGATGGGAAAGAAGTTCTGCTACCAAACCTCCCGAATACTCTTTGTACATTCTCCAGTTGATCTGTCTTTCCAAATCAGAAGAAGGAACAGGACGCCTCCAATTGTGGTTTCTGTCCCAGCGTGCTTCGATTTGCGTTACTTTCCCCAACCAGCCTTTTTCAATCATTTCCTTCACTTTGAAGTAAAGCGGGGAATACCGGTACTGATGCCCCACCTGAATAGTCTGTTTGGGATATTTCCTTGCCAATTGGTTCAACTGAATGGCTTGTTCAATATCAAAAGTCATGGTTTTCTCCAAAAAAAGATCTTTGCCTGAATCCAACACAGCCTTGGCATGATCAAAGTGAAGATAAAGTGGCGTGGCAATCAAAATGACATCCAAATCTTTTTGATCAATCAGACTTCTGTAATCCGAATGGAACTTGATTCCGGTAGGGAATTTCTCTTTTGCTTTGTCCAGCCTAAATGGAAGGTTGTCACAAATGGCTTTCACCTGAAATTTGTCGGGCATGGAATTCATTACCTGATGCAAGCCTGAACCCCGGTCTCCATAACCCAAAATACCTATGGTATAAGGTTTATCATTTTCTAATTTGACCAAACCTGACACGACAGGGACAGGAATCATAGTACCTGCTGACAGCAAAGCGCCCATTCTGACGAAATCTCTTCTTTTCAAAGCAATGATTGTTTTTTAGTTAATTAGTTTTTGAAATTTAGGAAACTTTTTAAGGAATCAAAAAAAGGTTTTTATAAATGGAGGTAAAGTCCAATAATTGTATGGGAGTAAAAAAATTCCAGCACAGCAAGTAGCTCGAGTTCCACATGGTGAGCTCGAAGAGGAATTGTTAAGCTAACTGACTCCCCCAAATAACTAACAGAGAGGCATCAAAATCAAGAAAGTAAACATGATCTTGATTTTCAAATCGACCGTAGGCACCTCTATCAACTGAAGTTTCTTTAAAAAATTGAGGAACTGTAATAAACTCTGCTTTTCCACTTTTCTTTGCCAGCTGAACCTGGTCATACATTAAATTCCATTGACTAAATGCCATTGAAGACAAAAAGAAGATAAGTAAAAAACAAAATCGGTAAACTGTTCTCAAATGTAACATTATTTGGGTCAACAAAATCTATTTATTCTACTCTGACAAATCTTAATATCTCCCCATCTAATGGGGAAGCATCCAGAACCATATTACCAGGCTGAATGTAACATGGCCATGAGGATACCCCCATTTTCAATGTATTGCCCTCCATAGTTTCATGGAATGGAGTTGTTGAGAATGTATATTCATACTCCCCGTCCTTAAAGAGTAGCGCTAGTTCTCCATGATTTTCAACTCTGACAATTCCATCATTTGTAAAATAGTAGATGATATTTTTGCAGGAATAGTCCGTACGGGTAATTTTGCCACTCTGCATATTAAAATCCTCTCTTTGAACTAATTTCCACTTCCCCACCACATCATCTACCGGACCGGAAACAGACTTGACCCGGCACTTTAGATTGGGGAATTCTGTCTCCTGGCAGCCTGTCATTGAACAAGCAAAAAGAATAGCCGAGAAAAGGATAAATTTAAATGAATTTGATTGTTTCATGATTTCTGGAAGTTAAAACCCACGCAATACCAAGACGTGAATTAGCTAGCCCCTACTACAAATTTAATTAAACATTTATAAACAACAATTATTGAAATCGGACTGGATTATATTTCAAAATCCTAAAAATCTGAATTGACTCTTAAACCTTTCTATCAAAAATGATCAGAAAACTCAAGACAAGTGATCATTTTATCTGCATGATTTAAGCTGTTCGGACCAAAAACAGCAGTCTTAATGAGGTTTGAAAAAATATTCGCATGATCATAACCAAGCTGATTCTGGAAAAATTTCTGCTATAATCTCAGGCTTACTTTAAAAGTATATTTCAAAAAGAACTTCAAAACGTTCAAATCCAATTATTCTTTTCTGGGTAGGGGGTACTTTTTAAATTCAAATAAAAAAACCTTCAAAATCAGCTATATAGGACTTTATCTTATTTCCCTAAATTTAGTTGGACAACAGGAAAACTTTTTAAAGATTTAAAAAAGGTTTTTTATTAATGGGTTTAAGTCCAACAAACCGTTGAGAAACAAAATTATCCGACAATTCCTGCCTCATAAGAATTGAAATTTGTGCAATAGTTTCAGAGATTGGCTAATATTGATAATTGAAATTAGAAAAGATGCTATTTGCAATTGTGGATATTGAAACGACAGGGGGGAATCCGACTCAAGGTGGGATTACGGAAATTGCCGCATTTGTCCATGATGGAGACAAAATTGTGGATCGGTTTCATACCCTTTTGAATCCTGAGAGATTTATTCCGGGGTTTATTACGGGTTTGACCGGAATAGACCAACAGATGGTAGCCGATGAACCAACTTTCGAGGATATAGCCCATAGACTTTTTGAGTTTTTGAAGGACAAGGTGTTTATAGCCCATAATGTAAATTTTGATTATTCATTTATCAGGGAGGCATTCAAAAATCATGGATATACTTTTGACGTTCCAAAATTATGCACTGTTAGACTAAGTAGAAAGGCTTTTCCTGGCTATAGGTCTTATGGACTTGGTAGGATTTGCGAACAGCTATCCATCAAAATTGAAAACAGACACAGGGCATTTGGTGATGCAGAGGCTACAGCGGTTCTTTTTGGTATGATATTTTCCAAAAGTCAGGAATTGGTTTTTAGTAGTTTGAAAAAAAACAACGGGGAAGCATTTTTGCCCCCACATATCAGTAAAGAGCAGTACCTTAAGATTCCTAATTCAACAGGAGTATATTACTTCCATGATGCAAAGGGTCAGGTGATTTATGTGGGGAAAGCTTTGGATATCAGAAGCAGGTTTAAAGGGCATTTTTCAGGGAATTCTCAGGATTCTGATAAAACAAAGCTCAGGTCAGAAATTCATGATGTAAGTTGGGAGGTTACTGGAAGTGAATTTTTGGCATATTTATTTGAATTATTGGAAATCAGAAGGTTATGGCCAAAATATAACAAAGCTCAAAAATTCAAGGCCAGTTCATGGGGCTTGTATCAGTATGAGGATTCCCAAGGGTTTATCCGGTTTCAGATTGGAAAATCAACCAAGGGTTTGTTCCCATTGATTCAATTTGACAACCATTCAGAGGGATGGAAATTTTTGATGGATAAAATCAAGGAATTCCAACTTTGTCCCAAATTGAGTGGAATTCAAAAAGTACCCCATGAATGCTATGATGTGAAAATCGGATTGTGTAAAGGAGCTTGTTGTGATAAAGAGGAAAGTCTTTCCTACAATAAAAGGGCAAAGGAGTTTATTGGTCTTTTGCGCCAACAATCCGGAAATATTATCATAAAAGACAAAGGAAGGTCTGCCTCAGAAGAAGTGGCATTATACTTTGAAAATGGTATTTTCTCTGGTTACGGTTTTTTTTCTAAGGACCAAAACTTTAGGAATGATACTGAAATAATGGATCAAATTAAAAAGGTAAAACAGTATCCCGATTCAAAATATATTCTCAGGGCATTTTTATCTAAAATACCCATCGGTCAAATCAGAATGATCAAATCAGAGGGGAGTTTGTTTTAGTTTTTTTTTGAATGAAAAGTATTTAATATTCCATTTAAAAGTGTTGAATTATAAAAAAAGAGCAGGCTAAAAGTTAAAAGAAAAAAGCGACGAAATCACAAGGGATTTCATCGCTTTTGGTTTTAAAGGGCTAACGCCGCCAGCCCCAATTGCTTTTTAAATGGTTTAATGAGGTTTGCGATTTTTTTGTTGTAATTCCCCAAAAGTTGTTGACCTAATAATCCCATAAGGAAATTCTGTCTTGTTTTTTTCAAGTCCAAAAACTGGTTTTTCTTGACGTCATCACCTGCAGCACTATTCAAAACTTTAAAGATGTCATCAGTAAAACTTTTATTGTTGTCTTTCAACTTTGAAGTTTGGTCTGCATTTAAACCAAGTCCATCGACATTGTTCAATGCCCCTAATAGTTGGGTTGGTAAATCCATTCCCGGAACCTTTGGAATTTGTGCATGGGCATCAACTGTAAATAATGCACCTAAAAGCAAAGCGAAAATTGCAATTGTTGTTTTCATATGTGTCTTTAAAATATTTCTTTCAAAGTTAAATAATTTGTATGGAATTTATTTTGCTTTTTCAATTTTTACTTACAAAAACTTCCTTGATTGCCTCCAAATAGCTAAATCCATGCCCTTCGGTTGGGATGATATAATTTCCTTCCAAAAACTCATTCCAACAACAAATCATTACGGTATTTCCATTTGTAGCTTTATATTTTTCAGAATGTTTTTGGGCATCCAATAATTTGGCTTTAAATGTAGATTTGTTGCTGATTACTTTGTCTTTATCCGGTTCACTCGGAAATCCGGTTTGTTGAGGCCATGTACCTCCTGCAGGTCTTTGGTCCCAACCCATTGCTACGGGGACTTGGTATTCAAAATTCTTGTCATCTTTATATAATTCTGACCATTTCTCCCAATGTCCCTTATATGTTTCACGCATATCAGTGTAGCTTCTGTTTTGCTTTTCATAGAAACTATGGTACAAATAAGTGGTCATTCCTTCAAAACCCATGCCTTTCAATCTTGGCACGTAATCCTGAAAAAGCATTTTCCCTGTATATTTACCACCTCTCCATGGTTCTCTTGGATTAATGGCTTCCCATTTGGTCGGCAAAGCATAAGGCATTTCATGGGGCATCATATTTCCGGAAGCCACAGCGATGAATTTGATTCCTTTCAAACCTGCCTTTTGGGCAAGACTTTTGGACCTGTCCAATAATTCTTTCATGGTGATTCCATAAAAAGAAGCTCTTGATTCGGTATCCTGTGGAAAGTAAAAATATACAATAGGCCTACCGTCTTCATCCCTTAAATAGTCTTTTCTTTTGAAATATTTGTCAATCCACATTTGAGTGATTTTATCATGAACCTGAAGGTAAAGCTCTTTGGTAGGTGATTCACCCCTATAATTTCTACCTGCTGCCAAACTTGCCGGGGAACCAAGGTCTAGCCATCCCATCCACCTTTCATCACTGTCATCACACCAATTGATTGCCCATTTCATTTGTTTGGATTCGGGAAGTTTTTGATTTTCCATCAGCAAAACATCCAATTGGTCGGTCCATTGCTCTATTCCTGGAACTGCAACTCGACCATCTCTATTATTGTCTCTTTTCCAGCCAGCAGGGTAATAAATTTTGGATTGAGGGCCAAAATTCAAATGATAATAATAATGCCTGCCAAAAAACCAGTCATAGGCAAAAAAATCGATGCCATATTCCTTCATATATTCCAGTTGTTTTTTTGCTGATTGTGGATCATCTCTTTTATAAAAACCATTGAGACTGGGATGAGGCTTTCTTTCCAAAAAAGGCCCTTCATAGGGATATTGTCGGTTATAAATTCTTCCTTTAGGTCCCCAGGCTCCGGTATTGTTGGAGTGACCG
This window of the Aquiflexum balticum DSM 16537 genome carries:
- a CDS encoding acyl-CoA thioesterase is translated as MAKKKLARLSEVIMTEMVLPNDTNTLNNLMGGKLMHWMDVVAAIAAQKHSNRIVVTAAADSISFKHPIALGNVVTLKSRVTRAFNSSMEVFIEVWAEDIPANKKILTHRAFFTFVAVDQNGRPIEVPEVEPSTPEETELFEGALRRRQLRLILSKRMDPKDAVELRSIFDLDKEKE
- a CDS encoding protein-L-isoaspartate(D-aspartate) O-methyltransferase, translated to MLKLEDSYRHKGQRKELVKTIRKKGIKDEAVLEAINTLPRHFFFDSALDSHAYEDKAFPIGEGQTISQPYTVAFQTELLQIKPGDKVLEIGTGSGYQGAILHLLGAEVYTIEYQKKLYDRTKKFLAKLGIHLHFYFGDGSKGLPENSPFDKILVTAGAPIVPQSLLKQLKIGGILVIPVGDKNTQKMMRLTKKSETKIVQEEFDNFAFVPLLGAEGWK
- a CDS encoding riboflavin synthase — encoded protein: MFTGIIETLGIIQKVKKEGTNVHFEIASPITHELKIDQSLAHNGVCLTVVEINEETYRVTAIDETLTKTNLKNWKPGKKVNLERCMASNGRFDGHIVQGHVDQKGRVEQITEKDGSWVFDFSFDPSFGNVTVEKGSITINGTSLTCFNSKNGQFSVAIIPYTYEHTNFHELKEGDEVNLEFDIIGKYIQRIVKGYN
- a CDS encoding acyl-CoA dehydrogenase family protein, giving the protein MDHTAIAHKSLKQDLFEGVDFYQVDDLLTEEHKLIRSSIRDFVKKEISPYIEDWAQRAHFPYEIVKKFGDVGAFGPQIPEEYGGGGLDYIAYGLIMQEVERGDSGMRSTASVQGSLVMYPIYKFGSEEQRKKYLPKLASGEMLGCFGLTEPDHGSNPSGMVTNFKDMGDHYLLNGAKMWISNSPKADISVVWAKNENGRIHGLIVERGMEGFSTPETHGKWSLRASTTGELVFDNVKVPKENLLPGKSGLGAPMMCLDSARYGIAWGAIGAAMDCYDSARRYALERIQFDKPIGSFQLIQKKLAEMLTEITKAQLITWKLGVMMNEGKATTPHISLAKRNNVAMALDIAREARQIHGGMGITGEYPIMRHMMNLESVVTYEGTHDIHLLILGNEITGISAFK
- a CDS encoding tryptophan 2,3-dioxygenase family protein, which gives rise to MSQVKYPKDVLDKIELLQEKFKASGQDLSSYLEGLLYADYMTYWDYINLDILLSLQQPRTSFKDEKIFIIYHQITELYFKLIIWELEQIAEKNPIDVTFFKARMERVNMYFDQLISSFAVMWKGMEREQFLKFRMSLLPSSGFQSAQYRVIEILACDVQQLLFIDIRAKMQNELNVDVLFDNLYWQHGAVELATGEKTLTLKTFEKKYGKRLKEFIANYKDTNIWRKYLSCVDKEEELTKLLKEFDLKANVFWPLAHYKSAVRYLQRDPVDIAATGGTNWQKYLPPRFQKVIFFPDLWTTEEKNDWGKGWVVKEIFGEEI
- a CDS encoding NAD(P)/FAD-dependent oxidoreductase: MKKELQLQLTPEEAYNEEVFQNTVLKRLGLASENQEIIARQVKRSIDARGRQVKVNVTAEVFFKEKPTPFLTSPKAYQNVSNKESIIIVGAGPAGLFAALRAIELGVKPIIIERGKDVRSRRRDIAAINKDHIVNPESNYCFGEGGAGTYSDGKLYTRSKKRGDIRRIMEILVAHGATEEILVDAHPHIGTNKLPKLVAELRESILQAGGQVLFETKVVDFILESNAIKGVITAEGERIFGKGVILATGHSARDIFHLLHHKKILIEAKPFALGVRIEHAQNLIDRIQYHCAVDRGPYLPASSYSLVHQTTYEGKQRGVFSFCMCPGGFIVPAATSPGEIVVNGMSPSRRDSKFANSGMVVAVELEDLPQYQKYGPLAAMMFQAEVEQKAWKLGGESQTAPAQRMADFTQKRLSKDLLETSYQPGLLSVDMYEVLPDFIAQRLKQGLLAFGQKMKGYLTNDAQIIGVESRTSSPVRIPRDKESFEHPIIKGLYPCAEGAGYAGGIVSAAMDGERCAEKLIEKVFG
- a CDS encoding Gfo/Idh/MocA family protein; this translates as MKRRDFVRMGALLSAGTMIPVPVVSGLVKLENDKPYTIGILGYGDRGSGLHQVMNSMPDKFQVKAICDNLPFRLDKAKEKFPTGIKFHSDYRSLIDQKDLDVILIATPLYLHFDHAKAVLDSGKDLFLEKTMTFDIEQAIQLNQLARKYPKQTIQVGHQYRYSPLYFKVKEMIEKGWLGKVTQIEARWDRNHNWRRPVPSSDLERQINWRMYKEYSGGLVAELLSHQIDFINWAFDTTPTEIMGTGGIDFFKDGRETFDNVQVAIRYGNSDMIGNFGATCANQHEGYSFKIKGSKGMVSLLTNEGFFYPEPENKSVLEQVDGVSGATKLNWSSDKKGVKILDNPTKDGSFYALEDFYKCLNSKELPSCNVINAGKTAVSVALANKSIYEGTREKWQSKYDFGV
- a CDS encoding exonuclease domain-containing protein gives rise to the protein MLFAIVDIETTGGNPTQGGITEIAAFVHDGDKIVDRFHTLLNPERFIPGFITGLTGIDQQMVADEPTFEDIAHRLFEFLKDKVFIAHNVNFDYSFIREAFKNHGYTFDVPKLCTVRLSRKAFPGYRSYGLGRICEQLSIKIENRHRAFGDAEATAVLFGMIFSKSQELVFSSLKKNNGEAFLPPHISKEQYLKIPNSTGVYYFHDAKGQVIYVGKALDIRSRFKGHFSGNSQDSDKTKLRSEIHDVSWEVTGSEFLAYLFELLEIRRLWPKYNKAQKFKASSWGLYQYEDSQGFIRFQIGKSTKGLFPLIQFDNHSEGWKFLMDKIKEFQLCPKLSGIQKVPHECYDVKIGLCKGACCDKEESLSYNKRAKEFIGLLRQQSGNIIIKDKGRSASEEVALYFENGIFSGYGFFSKDQNFRNDTEIMDQIKKVKQYPDSKYILRAFLSKIPIGQIRMIKSEGSLF